A genomic window from Nitrospinota bacterium includes:
- a CDS encoding sulfide/dihydroorotate dehydrogenase-like FAD/NAD-binding protein: MSTGRYHQQFTVLEKRELCPNTFYFKFNAPLLARKIQAGQFIIMRPTAKSERIPLSIAGWDREKGYIEIIIMAAGRTSTEAVRKEVGDAFQDVVGPLGQRSHVAKYDGACVVIGGGYGTGAVIPTARDLKALGNKVYGIVGARSKDLLIMVDELKGVCDEVFLTTNDGSIGIEGFVTHALEKIMSREKVSTVLAVGPVPMMVAVSKMTKEKQIETWVSLNAIMVDGTGMCGACRVSVDGKTKFACFHGPDFDGHKVDFDELVKRQKMFVDKEKIALEAFLKG; the protein is encoded by the coding sequence ATGTCAACTGGCAGGTATCATCAGCAATTCACGGTTCTGGAAAAACGGGAGCTTTGCCCGAACACATTCTACTTTAAGTTCAACGCTCCGCTTCTGGCGCGGAAAATCCAGGCCGGCCAGTTCATCATCATGCGGCCCACCGCCAAGAGCGAGCGCATACCCCTTTCCATCGCAGGATGGGACCGGGAAAAAGGATATATCGAGATAATCATAATGGCCGCCGGGAGGACCTCCACAGAGGCCGTCCGCAAGGAAGTGGGCGATGCGTTTCAGGACGTGGTCGGCCCGCTGGGCCAGCGTTCCCACGTGGCCAAGTACGACGGCGCATGCGTGGTGATCGGCGGCGGCTACGGAACCGGCGCGGTGATCCCCACCGCCAGGGACTTGAAGGCTCTTGGCAACAAGGTCTATGGCATAGTCGGCGCACGCTCGAAAGACCTTTTAATCATGGTGGACGAGCTTAAGGGGGTGTGCGACGAGGTGTTCCTCACCACCAACGACGGCTCGATCGGCATAGAAGGTTTCGTCACGCACGCACTGGAGAAGATCATGTCGCGGGAGAAGGTCTCCACTGTGCTGGCCGTCGGCCCTGTCCCGATGATGGTGGCGGTGAGCAAGATGACCAAGGAGAAGCAGATCGAGACATGGGTGAGCCTGAACGCCATCATGGTGGACGGCACCGGGATGTGCGGCGCCTGCCGCGTAAGCGTTGACGGCAAGACGAAATTCGCCTGTTTCCACGGGCCGGATTTCGACGGGCACAAGGTGGACTTTGATGAGCTGGTCAAGCGCCAGAAGATGTTCGTGGACAAGGAAAAGATCGCCCTAGAGGCGTTTCTTAAAGGATAA
- the nhaB gene encoding sodium/proton antiporter NhaB: MNTLKDFKRNFMGGAPDWYKGAIVLFLLANVALRAVSPFWAGWALILEFIFTLVMALKCYPLQPGGLLALEAVILGLATPESVYEETRQNFPVILLLMFMVAAIFFMKEALVHLFTGVIVKVRSKMAVSLIFLGLGAFLSAFLDALTVIAVMIAVATGFFEVYQRYASAAGEGDSDIQSADRHKEDLDNFRGFLRNIMMHGAVGTALGGVTTLVGEPQNLLIGHLMGWNFPEFFIKSAPVTMPTLAIGFLTCAAVEALGVAGYGCRLPDKVREALAGHAAAQSLEIDGREKLKIAVQVIMGAALILALAFHVAEVGLIGLSLIILLTTLNGVTDERQIGKAFQEALPFTALLVVFFAIVAVIHQQDLFGNIIHWTMSLDGRAQLAAFYAAAGILSSISDNVFVATIYINEAKGAFDAGLITREQFDLIAVAVNTGTNIPSVATPNGQAAFLFLLTSAIAGMIRLSYGRMLILALPYTITMTAVGFMAVWSLL; the protein is encoded by the coding sequence ATGAATACTCTGAAAGACTTCAAACGCAACTTCATGGGGGGCGCCCCGGACTGGTACAAGGGGGCGATTGTCCTGTTCCTCCTGGCCAATGTGGCGTTGCGAGCGGTCAGCCCGTTTTGGGCGGGATGGGCGTTGATTCTTGAGTTCATCTTCACCCTTGTAATGGCGTTAAAGTGCTACCCGCTCCAGCCGGGCGGCCTGCTGGCGCTGGAGGCGGTAATTCTGGGACTGGCCACGCCGGAAAGCGTTTACGAAGAAACCCGGCAAAACTTCCCGGTGATATTGCTGCTGATGTTCATGGTGGCCGCGATATTTTTCATGAAAGAAGCGCTCGTCCACCTGTTCACCGGCGTCATTGTAAAAGTCCGATCAAAGATGGCGGTGTCGCTTATCTTCCTTGGACTGGGGGCATTCCTTTCCGCTTTTCTGGACGCTCTTACGGTGATCGCGGTGATGATCGCCGTGGCCACGGGATTTTTCGAGGTGTACCAGCGATATGCGTCCGCCGCCGGAGAGGGCGATTCGGACATCCAGTCCGCGGACAGGCATAAGGAGGACCTGGACAATTTCAGGGGATTCCTGCGCAACATTATGATGCACGGCGCCGTCGGGACGGCGTTGGGCGGCGTCACCACGTTGGTCGGCGAACCTCAGAACCTTCTGATCGGCCATCTGATGGGATGGAATTTCCCGGAATTTTTCATCAAATCGGCTCCGGTCACCATGCCTACTCTGGCCATAGGATTTCTGACATGCGCCGCCGTTGAGGCGCTTGGAGTGGCCGGCTATGGTTGCCGCCTGCCGGATAAAGTCCGCGAAGCGCTGGCCGGGCACGCGGCCGCGCAGTCGCTGGAAATTGACGGACGGGAAAAGCTGAAAATCGCCGTGCAGGTGATTATGGGAGCCGCCCTTATTTTGGCCCTGGCTTTTCACGTGGCGGAGGTGGGGCTTATCGGTCTTTCACTGATAATCCTGCTCACCACTTTAAACGGCGTAACCGACGAGCGCCAGATCGGCAAGGCGTTCCAGGAAGCGCTGCCGTTCACCGCGTTGCTTGTGGTGTTCTTCGCCATTGTGGCGGTGATCCACCAGCAGGACCTTTTCGGGAACATAATTCACTGGACGATGTCGCTGGACGGCCGGGCGCAGCTTGCCGCCTTCTACGCCGCGGCGGGGATACTGTCATCTATCAGCGACAACGTATTCGTGGCCACCATCTACATCAACGAGGCCAAGGGGGCGTTTGACGCGGGGCTTATAACCAGGGAGCAGTTCGACCTTATCGCCGTGGCGGTGAACACCGGCACGAACATTCCAAGTGTGGCCACGCCGAACGGCCAGGCTGCCTTTTTATTCCTGCTCACTTCGGCCATCGCCGGGATGATCCGCCTGTCATATGGAAGGATGCTCATCCTGGCCCTGCCATACACCATCACAATGACCGCAGTTGGATTTATGGCCGTGTGGTCGCTGTTGTGA
- a CDS encoding sigma-54-dependent Fis family transcriptional regulator, producing the protein MFTVLVADDEKSMTEFLEIMLNREGHEVITASTAEEAMDAITNREPDLVISDINMPKAGGMAVLRQAMGKDPDLPVIMITAYASTDTAVEAMKMGAYDYITKPFKVDEIKLTIAKALERRRDKAELRRLQDEVTQTYSIGGLLGKSEKMTQLFKLIRKVANSRSTVLITGESGTGKELVAKAIHYLSDRKDKPFHSINCGAMPEQLLESELFGHQKGAFTGAVADKKGLLEIADEGTFFFDEVGEAPQTIQVKMLRVLQEREFKRVGGVKDIKVDIRVIAATNQNLEELIKAGRFREDFFYRLNIITLSIPPLRDRKDDIPILVNRFIEKYAHEDNRRIASISGDAMTLLENHHWRGNVRELENVIERAVVLATGPRIETENLPDYVRFSNVELKEGALDMPEGGVDLEAVVSSIEKDLLLKALEKSGGKKKEAAKLVNLTFRSFRYKLAKYGIGGHDHEDKGDEEGE; encoded by the coding sequence ATGTTTACAGTTTTAGTGGCCGACGACGAAAAGAGCATGACCGAGTTTCTGGAGATCATGCTCAACAGGGAGGGGCACGAGGTGATCACCGCCTCCACCGCCGAAGAGGCGATGGACGCCATCACAAACCGCGAGCCCGACCTTGTGATAAGCGACATCAATATGCCAAAGGCCGGCGGCATGGCGGTGCTGCGCCAGGCCATGGGAAAAGACCCCGACCTGCCCGTGATAATGATCACCGCCTACGCCTCCACAGACACCGCCGTGGAAGCGATGAAAATGGGCGCCTACGACTACATCACAAAGCCCTTCAAGGTGGACGAGATAAAGCTCACCATCGCAAAGGCCCTGGAGCGGCGGAGGGACAAGGCGGAGCTTCGCAGGCTCCAGGACGAGGTGACGCAGACCTACAGCATCGGGGGCCTTCTGGGCAAATCTGAAAAGATGACGCAGCTTTTCAAGCTTATCCGCAAGGTGGCCAACAGCCGCTCCACAGTGCTCATCACCGGCGAATCGGGCACAGGCAAGGAGCTTGTGGCCAAGGCCATCCATTACCTCTCGGACCGCAAGGACAAGCCGTTCCACTCCATCAACTGCGGCGCCATGCCCGAACAGCTTCTCGAATCGGAGCTTTTCGGCCACCAGAAAGGGGCTTTCACCGGCGCCGTGGCGGACAAAAAGGGATTGTTGGAAATAGCCGACGAGGGGACCTTCTTTTTCGACGAAGTGGGGGAAGCGCCCCAGACCATCCAGGTGAAGATGCTGCGGGTGCTCCAGGAGCGCGAATTCAAGCGGGTGGGGGGTGTAAAGGACATAAAGGTGGACATCCGGGTGATCGCCGCCACCAACCAGAACCTCGAGGAGCTTATCAAGGCCGGCAGGTTCCGCGAGGATTTTTTCTACCGGCTCAACATAATCACCCTGAGCATCCCGCCGTTGCGCGACCGCAAGGATGACATACCCATACTCGTCAACCGGTTCATAGAAAAATACGCGCATGAGGACAACCGGCGCATAGCCTCCATATCCGGCGACGCTATGACTTTGCTTGAAAACCACCATTGGCGCGGCAACGTGCGCGAGCTTGAAAACGTGATCGAACGCGCCGTGGTGCTGGCCACGGGGCCCCGCATAGAGACTGAAAACCTGCCCGACTACGTGCGCTTTTCGAACGTGGAATTAAAAGAAGGGGCGCTGGACATGCCCGAAGGGGGGGTGGACCTGGAGGCGGTGGTAAGCTCCATTGAAAAAGACCTGCTTTTAAAGGCGCTGGAAAAAAGCGGTGGAAAGAAAAAAGAGGCGGCCAAACTCGTCAACCTGACATTCCGCTCGTTCCGCTACAAACTGGCCAAATACGGCATCGGCGGGCATGACCATGAGGACAAAGGGGACGAAGAGGGGGAGTAA
- the gltA gene encoding NADPH-dependent glutamate synthase — translation MAEEKKGLSQKERMKKPRNILPLNDAGLRVQNFLEVPIGYSMEQARDEASRCIQCKKPECVGGCPVGIDIPAFIKLVEQGDVAAAAKKIRETNFLPAACGRVCPQDKQCEAVCVVGKKNDPVGIGNLERFVADYEREHKLDRMPKIPASTGKRVAVIGAGPAGLTAAYELRVRGHEVTVFEAFHRGGGVMVYGIPRFRLPLEIIDDDLKLLADMGVEFAYNMIIGKILTIDDLMDNEKFDAVFIGSGAGLPKMLGIKGENLNGVYSANEYLTRIYLMHANDFPNYPTPLYQGKRLGVIGAGNTAMDVLRTGKRLGAEVTCYYRRSRDEAPARTEELEHAEQEFIDFKWLSNPVEFIGDDKNFVKGIKCEKMKLSEPDDSGRRKPLPTGEFFVDEIDTVVFSLGCDVNPVIPTVTPELRTNKWGILMVDPVTCHTTKKGVFAGGDAITGGSTVILAMGQAKNAALHIHEYLTGQFNYELNIPTDPNAPGVQWEGRFTAGKRPAHGA, via the coding sequence ATGGCCGAGGAAAAGAAGGGTTTAAGCCAGAAAGAGCGGATGAAAAAACCGCGCAACATATTGCCGTTGAACGACGCCGGGCTGCGCGTCCAGAACTTCCTGGAGGTGCCGATCGGCTACTCCATGGAACAGGCGCGCGACGAGGCCAGCCGCTGCATCCAGTGCAAGAAGCCTGAATGCGTGGGCGGGTGCCCCGTTGGAATCGACATTCCGGCGTTCATCAAGCTTGTCGAGCAGGGAGACGTGGCCGCGGCGGCGAAAAAGATCCGCGAGACCAACTTCCTGCCGGCCGCCTGCGGCAGGGTGTGCCCGCAGGACAAGCAGTGCGAGGCGGTGTGCGTGGTGGGCAAAAAGAACGATCCGGTGGGCATAGGAAACCTGGAGCGGTTTGTGGCGGACTACGAACGGGAGCACAAGCTAGACCGGATGCCGAAGATACCGGCCTCCACCGGCAAGCGCGTGGCGGTGATAGGCGCCGGCCCGGCAGGGCTTACGGCGGCCTATGAGCTTCGCGTCCGCGGCCACGAGGTCACCGTTTTCGAGGCGTTCCACAGGGGCGGCGGCGTTATGGTGTATGGCATCCCCAGGTTCCGCCTGCCGCTGGAGATAATAGACGATGATCTGAAGCTCCTGGCCGACATGGGGGTGGAGTTCGCCTATAACATGATCATAGGCAAGATATTGACCATAGACGACCTGATGGACAATGAAAAGTTTGACGCCGTGTTCATCGGCTCTGGCGCAGGGCTGCCGAAAATGCTTGGCATCAAGGGTGAAAACCTCAACGGCGTCTATTCCGCCAACGAGTACCTGACCCGCATTTACCTGATGCACGCCAATGATTTTCCCAATTACCCCACTCCCCTTTATCAGGGCAAGAGGCTTGGGGTCATCGGCGCCGGGAACACCGCAATGGACGTGCTTCGCACCGGCAAAAGGCTGGGGGCGGAGGTGACATGCTATTACCGCCGTTCGCGCGACGAGGCTCCCGCAAGGACAGAGGAGCTTGAGCACGCGGAGCAGGAGTTCATCGACTTTAAATGGCTGTCAAACCCGGTGGAGTTCATCGGCGACGATAAAAACTTCGTCAAGGGCATCAAGTGCGAGAAAATGAAACTGTCCGAGCCGGACGATTCCGGCCGGCGCAAACCTCTGCCCACAGGCGAGTTTTTCGTGGACGAGATAGACACGGTGGTCTTCTCACTGGGCTGCGACGTGAATCCGGTGATACCAACCGTCACTCCGGAGCTTCGCACGAACAAGTGGGGGATACTCATGGTGGACCCGGTCACGTGCCACACCACCAAGAAGGGCGTTTTCGCCGGCGGGGACGCCATAACCGGCGGTTCCACGGTGATCCTGGCCATGGGCCAGGCGAAAAACGCCGCCCTTCACATCCACGAGTACCTGACAGGGCAGTTCAATTACGAGTTGAACATCCCCACAGACCCGAACGCCCCTGGCGTCCAGTGGGAGGGAAGGTTCACGGCGGGCAAACGCCCGGCCCACGGGGCGTAA
- a CDS encoding peptidylprolyl isomerase codes for MTEVAVLETKHGKIVIKFLDDVAPKHVESFKKLAKSGFFDGTTFHRVIPGFMIQGGDPNSKDAANRGRHGMGGPGYNIKAEFSKLHHKRGMVSAARAMDPDSAGSQFFIVTQDSGWLDGQYSIFGEVIEGMDVADKVVAEKRDARDNPIDRVEMTVKIEERPAK; via the coding sequence ATGACGGAAGTCGCCGTTCTGGAGACAAAACACGGGAAGATAGTGATCAAGTTTCTCGACGATGTGGCGCCAAAGCATGTGGAGAGTTTCAAGAAGCTGGCCAAGTCCGGCTTTTTCGACGGCACCACGTTCCACAGGGTGATCCCGGGCTTCATGATACAGGGGGGCGACCCGAATTCCAAGGACGCCGCCAACCGGGGCCGGCACGGCATGGGCGGGCCCGGCTACAACATAAAGGCGGAGTTTTCAAAGCTTCACCACAAACGCGGCATGGTCTCCGCCGCCCGGGCGATGGATCCGGACAGCGCCGGTTCCCAGTTCTTCATCGTCACGCAGGATTCCGGATGGCTGGACGGCCAGTATTCCATATTCGGCGAGGTGATCGAGGGGATGGACGTGGCGGACAAGGTCGTGGCCGAAAAGCGCGACGCGCGGGACAATCCAATCGACAGGGTGGAAATGACGGTGAAAATCGAGGAGCGCCCCGCGAAGTAG
- a CDS encoding YkgJ family cysteine cluster protein, with protein MRPEKEKATCEGCPALCCYGVEHSIPPPRTKTEEDDLVWQLHFTNTRFFIRSRRWYMIVHGGCRYLNENNRCTIYARRPDVCREHNPPDCEYFFEIFDVMFETPEKLQRYFDNRRKKRGAGQKGRA; from the coding sequence ATGAGACCTGAAAAGGAAAAGGCAACCTGCGAAGGGTGCCCCGCCCTGTGCTGTTATGGGGTGGAGCATTCCATCCCCCCTCCACGGACAAAGACGGAGGAGGACGACCTTGTGTGGCAGCTCCACTTCACGAACACCAGATTCTTCATCCGCTCCCGGCGGTGGTACATGATAGTCCATGGCGGGTGCAGATACCTCAACGAAAACAACAGGTGCACCATATACGCGCGGCGCCCCGACGTGTGCCGCGAGCACAACCCGCCGGACTGCGAGTATTTTTTCGAAATATTCGACGTCATGTTCGAAACGCCGGAAAAGCTGCAGCGCTATTTTGACAACCGGCGGAAGAAAAGAGGGGCCGGGCAAAAAGGGCGCGCCTGA
- the ligA gene encoding NAD-dependent DNA ligase LigA, with protein MADGVSRRLEKLRDEIRRHERLYYVDNSPEISDSQFDALMRELVDLESKHPELVTEDSPALRVGGEPADELKPVAHNPNVPMLSLDNAYSLGELEEFGGRLVKNLGEEPACTVEPKIDGLGVSLIYEDGVFVQGATRGDGVTGEEVTANLRTIHSIPLRVHPPRGLKRFEVRGEVYMPRDAFESVNSQREAEGLALFANPRNCAAGSLRQLDPKVTASRNLDMFVYAFIPTGQDGRPVKVVDSHHAAMALLAAMGFKQAGVKLCKGMKEVAEEVARFGGKRDTLGFDVDGVVVKVDSYRLQAELGATSKFPRWAIAFKYPAQQATTRVLDIQVQVGRTGALTPVAILEPVEISGSTVARATLHNEDEIRRKDIRIGDTVFVEKGGEVIPKVVKVVESKRTGAERVFHMPQKCPACGSAVFRPEGEVVARCAGSACPAQLLEKLRHFSSRGAMDIEHVGPALIEQLLARGLVHDVSGLYRLRRDDLTGLERMADKSADNVMEAINKSRAQPLHRLLFALGIRYVGARVAKILAKNFDSMDSLAKASEAELKAIPEIGPSVAQSVVVFFAQESNVRLVESLREAGVNLKGDKKASGGALAGKQFVITGTLASMGRNEAKESIESMGGRVTSAVSKKTDYVVAGADPGSKVEKAGELGVKIIGEKEFLDLLGQK; from the coding sequence GTGGCTGACGGCGTTTCCCGCAGGCTCGAAAAGCTCCGTGACGAAATAAGGCGTCACGAGCGTCTCTATTACGTCGATAACAGCCCCGAAATATCCGACTCCCAGTTTGACGCGCTCATGCGCGAGCTTGTGGACCTGGAGTCCAAACATCCCGAGCTTGTGACGGAGGACTCCCCGGCCCTGCGTGTCGGCGGGGAGCCTGCCGACGAACTTAAACCGGTGGCCCATAATCCCAACGTCCCGATGCTCTCGCTGGACAACGCGTACAGCCTTGGGGAATTGGAGGAATTCGGCGGGCGTTTGGTGAAAAACCTTGGCGAGGAGCCTGCCTGTACGGTGGAGCCGAAAATAGACGGCCTTGGCGTTTCATTGATCTACGAGGACGGAGTTTTCGTCCAGGGGGCCACAAGGGGGGACGGGGTGACCGGCGAAGAGGTCACCGCAAATCTCAGGACCATCCACTCCATACCATTGCGCGTGCATCCGCCCCGCGGCCTTAAACGGTTCGAGGTGCGCGGGGAGGTGTATATGCCGCGCGACGCGTTTGAGTCGGTCAACAGCCAGCGCGAGGCCGAAGGGCTTGCGCTGTTCGCCAATCCGCGCAACTGCGCCGCAGGCTCGCTTCGCCAGCTTGATCCGAAAGTGACCGCGTCCCGAAACCTGGACATGTTCGTTTACGCCTTCATCCCCACCGGACAGGATGGCAGGCCGGTGAAAGTGGTGGACTCGCATCACGCGGCCATGGCGCTTCTGGCCGCGATGGGATTCAAGCAGGCCGGCGTTAAGTTGTGCAAGGGAATGAAAGAAGTGGCGGAAGAAGTGGCCCGGTTCGGCGGAAAGCGGGACACGCTGGGATTTGACGTGGACGGGGTGGTGGTGAAGGTGGACTCATACAGGCTGCAGGCGGAGCTTGGCGCCACATCCAAGTTCCCCAGATGGGCGATAGCATTTAAATACCCGGCCCAGCAGGCCACCACCAGAGTGCTGGACATACAGGTGCAGGTGGGCCGCACCGGGGCGCTTACCCCTGTGGCCATATTAGAGCCAGTGGAGATATCCGGCTCCACGGTGGCCCGGGCCACGCTCCACAATGAGGACGAAATCAGGCGCAAGGACATACGCATCGGCGACACTGTGTTCGTGGAAAAGGGGGGCGAAGTGATCCCGAAAGTCGTGAAGGTGGTGGAATCGAAAAGGACCGGGGCCGAGCGCGTGTTCCACATGCCGCAAAAATGCCCCGCCTGCGGCTCGGCGGTGTTCCGCCCGGAGGGGGAGGTGGTGGCAAGGTGCGCCGGATCGGCCTGCCCCGCCCAATTGCTGGAAAAACTGCGCCACTTCTCCTCGCGCGGGGCGATGGACATAGAGCATGTGGGCCCTGCGCTCATAGAGCAACTTCTGGCGCGGGGGCTTGTCCATGACGTTTCCGGGCTGTACCGCCTCCGGCGCGATGATTTGACGGGCCTTGAACGGATGGCGGACAAATCGGCGGACAATGTGATGGAGGCGATAAACAAAAGCAGGGCCCAGCCGCTCCACAGGCTCCTTTTCGCCCTTGGCATCCGGTATGTTGGGGCGAGGGTGGCGAAGATACTGGCGAAAAATTTCGATTCGATGGACAGCCTGGCGAAAGCCAGCGAGGCGGAGCTTAAGGCCATACCGGAGATCGGGCCATCCGTGGCGCAAAGCGTGGTGGTGTTCTTCGCCCAGGAATCGAATGTCCGCCTGGTGGAAAGCCTGCGCGAGGCGGGGGTGAACCTGAAAGGGGACAAAAAAGCGTCCGGCGGCGCGCTCGCCGGAAAACAATTTGTGATCACCGGCACGCTTGCGTCCATGGGGCGCAACGAGGCGAAGGAGAGCATAGAGTCCATGGGCGGCCGCGTAACTTCCGCTGTAAGCAAAAAAACTGACTATGTCGTCGCCGGAGCCGATCCGGGATCAAAGGTTGAAAAGGCGGGGGAACTTGGAGTCAAAATTATCGGGGAAAAGGAATTTCTTGACTTGCTTGGGCAAAAGTAA